The Staphylococcus sp. KG4-3 genome has a window encoding:
- a CDS encoding MBL fold metallo-hydrolase, producing MKINHLRNATLIVEFANKRFLVDPMLGEKGSFSAFPNAPRENENNPLVDLPISVDLILSNIDAVILTHLHLDHFDEAAQQLIPKDMHIFVQNNEDAQQIKQIGFNKVEVLTENTQFEDIQLIKTSGEHGRGEILNYTGPVCGVIFKHNSEKTLYVAGDTIWYSKVRTTIDSCKPDVIVVNGGDNQFYEGGSLVMNKFDIYQTAKAAPNSKIIVVHMEAVNHWNLSRNELKTFIKEKNIESQVLVPNDGDTYNFK from the coding sequence ATGAAGATTAATCATTTGAGAAATGCAACATTAATCGTTGAATTTGCGAACAAAAGATTTTTAGTAGATCCCATGCTTGGAGAAAAAGGTTCATTTTCAGCGTTTCCTAACGCTCCAAGAGAAAATGAAAATAACCCCTTAGTTGATTTACCTATATCTGTAGACTTAATACTTTCTAATATTGATGCTGTTATTTTAACACATTTACATTTAGATCACTTTGATGAAGCTGCCCAACAACTTATCCCTAAAGATATGCATATATTTGTACAAAATAACGAAGATGCACAACAAATTAAACAAATAGGATTTAATAAGGTGGAAGTCTTAACTGAGAACACGCAGTTTGAAGATATACAATTAATTAAAACATCAGGTGAACACGGCAGGGGGGAAATTTTAAATTATACAGGACCTGTGTGTGGAGTTATCTTCAAACATAATAGTGAGAAAACTTTGTACGTAGCAGGAGATACAATTTGGTATAGCAAAGTTAGAACAACAATTGATAGTTGCAAACCGGATGTTATTGTTGTGAATGGAGGAGATAATCAATTTTATGAAGGTGGATCGCTTGTTATGAATAAATTTGATATTTATCAAACCGCTAAAGCAGCGCCAAATTCAAAAATTATTGTTGTTCATATGGAAGCTGTCAACCATTGGAACCTTTCACGCAATGAATTGAAAACATTTATAAAAGAAAAAAATATTGAATCTCAAGTTTTAGTACCTAATGACGGAGACACATACAATTTTAAATAA
- a CDS encoding alpha/beta fold hydrolase, whose translation MAWTNTKDGLEIYYEVQGKGSPIVFQSGYMGIHDIWQEQVKLLKESYLCITHDNRGYGLSSKPVDSSFYTMEKNAEDLKSVLDANNITEPILLVAHSIGSLASLAFVTKYPQLVKGIIMAGGGSFTGESALKAGGNEEMFAAYQTTPSEAQQFYQRLGCSSEIALEASKWQPTVFKNQTRAMLYYSADSKLLSLDVPVLVIHGKDDVVSTKEGVYEIVENLPNSEWLEMENVNHFPQLEDPENLNIIIEKFIEKYFN comes from the coding sequence ATGGCATGGACAAATACGAAAGATGGTTTAGAAATATATTATGAAGTACAAGGAAAAGGATCGCCAATCGTTTTTCAATCAGGTTATATGGGTATTCATGATATTTGGCAAGAACAAGTTAAACTATTGAAAGAAAGTTATTTATGCATAACACATGACAATAGAGGTTATGGTCTTTCAAGCAAGCCTGTAGATTCCTCATTTTATACTATGGAAAAAAATGCAGAAGATCTTAAATCTGTACTCGATGCAAATAATATTACTGAACCTATATTATTAGTTGCTCACTCAATTGGTAGTCTGGCTTCATTAGCTTTTGTTACAAAATATCCGCAACTCGTCAAAGGAATTATAATGGCAGGTGGAGGTTCTTTTACAGGGGAATCAGCACTAAAAGCTGGAGGAAATGAGGAAATGTTTGCAGCTTATCAAACAACACCGAGCGAAGCACAGCAATTTTATCAACGTTTAGGTTGTTCAAGTGAAATTGCATTAGAAGCATCTAAATGGCAGCCTACTGTTTTCAAAAACCAAACACGAGCAATGTTGTATTATAGTGCAGACTCCAAATTGTTATCATTAGACGTGCCTGTCTTAGTTATTCATGGGAAAGATGATGTAGTTTCAACTAAAGAAGGCGTTTATGAAATTGTGGAAAACTTACCAAATTCAGAGTGGTTAGAAATGGAAAATGTCAATCACTTCCCACAATTAGAAGATCCTGAAAACTTAAATATTATTATTGAAAAATTTATTGAAAAATACTTTAATTAA
- a CDS encoding Lrp/AsnC family transcriptional regulator has product MDEIDFKILEVLKSDSKISMKKLGERVNLTGQAANNRVLKLERDNIIEGYTISINQQAINCKIHVFINIYTHKISHNSFLDFVNAEQQFVVHNYKIIGDACYLLECRFPSDKQLNEFLEKLNQHANYNISMVINEN; this is encoded by the coding sequence ATGGATGAAATTGATTTCAAAATTTTAGAAGTATTAAAAAGCGATAGTAAAATATCTATGAAAAAATTAGGCGAAAGAGTTAATTTAACTGGTCAAGCTGCCAATAATCGCGTTTTAAAATTAGAAAGGGACAATATTATTGAGGGTTATACCATATCTATTAATCAACAAGCTATAAATTGCAAAATACATGTGTTTATTAATATTTATACACACAAAATATCACATAATTCATTTTTAGATTTTGTAAATGCAGAACAACAATTTGTCGTTCATAATTATAAAATTATTGGGGATGCTTGTTATCTACTAGAATGCCGATTTCCTAGTGACAAACAATTAAATGAGTTTCTTGAGAAATTGAATCAACATGCCAATTATAATATATCTATGGTAATAAACGAAAATTGA